Proteins from a genomic interval of Tenacibaculum sp. SZ-18:
- a CDS encoding TlpA disulfide reductase family protein, whose amino-acid sequence MKKNILIFTLVLINCSKTDKTDFLLKGITKGIKDKTPIYLKIENQTIDSTNIENNTFFFQTKKIEFPVEAVLRINNPPQYKSIWLENKEILFDASKTEFIKYAKITGSETQKTSDSLYQEIKKLSYKESLKKGMSFVKNNPKNILSANLLSFYSTTWGRKKTKELFNPMSIENKNSIYGRQISNYLKLNKNFKISDKFVDFEMEDQFGLKKRLSDLKNKVILLEFWSSWCSPCREENPNLVKTYRKFKDKGFEIFAVSVDNNKSSWLRAIKKDSLEWIHVNDHLKGDRNVASLIYGTYSLPDNFLISKSGDIIARNLRGKKLNEKLNQIFE is encoded by the coding sequence ATGAAAAAAAATATTTTAATATTCACTTTAGTATTAATAAACTGTAGTAAAACGGATAAAACAGATTTTTTGTTAAAAGGAATCACTAAAGGAATCAAAGACAAAACACCAATCTATTTAAAAATAGAAAATCAAACAATAGACTCTACCAATATTGAAAATAACACATTCTTTTTTCAAACAAAAAAAATAGAGTTTCCTGTTGAGGCGGTTTTAAGAATAAACAATCCACCACAATACAAATCAATATGGTTAGAAAATAAAGAAATTCTATTTGATGCGTCTAAAACTGAATTTATAAAATATGCTAAAATAACAGGTTCTGAAACCCAAAAAACTTCCGATAGTTTATATCAGGAAATTAAGAAACTTTCATATAAAGAATCATTAAAAAAAGGAATGAGTTTCGTAAAAAACAATCCTAAAAACATTTTAAGTGCTAACCTACTTTCTTTCTATTCAACTACTTGGGGAAGAAAAAAAACGAAAGAATTATTTAATCCGATGTCTATTGAAAACAAGAATTCTATTTATGGAAGACAAATTAGTAATTACTTAAAATTAAATAAAAACTTTAAAATAAGTGACAAATTTGTTGATTTTGAAATGGAAGATCAGTTTGGATTAAAAAAACGATTATCCGATTTAAAAAACAAGGTTATTCTGCTTGAGTTTTGGTCTTCTTGGTGTTCTCCATGCCGAGAGGAAAATCCGAATCTAGTTAAAACGTACAGGAAGTTTAAAGACAAAGGTTTTGAAATATTTGCTGTTTCAGTAGATAATAATAAAAGTAGTTGGCTTAGAGCTATTAAAAAAGATAGTTTGGAATGGATTCATGTAAACGACCATTTGAAAGGGGATAGAAATGTAGCTTCTTTGATATATGGAACTTATTCACTACCTGATAATTTTTTAATTTCAAAAAGCGGAGATATTATTGCCAGAAACTTAAGAGGTAAAAAATTAAACGAGAAATTAAATCAAATTTTTGAATAA